GCCGTGGTGAAGAAGCGCTTGGATAGGTTGGATGCGTAAAGTTGTGCGAACACGAAAAAGGGGATAACGAGAGAGGAGCCGAGATCTGGCTGCGCCAAGATCAACAGGAAGGGTATAGAAATCGCAAGCGCCATTTTAGCAAGTACTTGTAGAGAATCCCTGAAGTCTCCGACTTCCGATCGAGTGAGAATGCTGGCGCTTATGACAATGCCGGCGAGTTTTGCGATTTCCACGGGCTGGAAGGTATAGAATCCGAGGTCGAGCCAGCGTTTTGCCCCGTAGATCGATTTGCCGAGCGGGCTCCAAAGAACCAGGGCCAACATCACTACGGCGGCGAGCCAGAGCCAATGGCTGTATTTCAGGAAATTCGAGTAATTCGTCAGCGATACGGCTGTATAGATAGTGGAGCCGATAAAGAACCAGGCTAACTGGCTTTTCCACTGGCCACCATGAATATAGGATTGGGCGCTGTGGATGAAAAGGATGCCAATAGAGGACAGCAGCAGGATACAGATCGGGTTGATCAGATCCAGGCGAGGATGGTTGTGCTTGTTGGGCGAGAGAAGCAAGGCAGCGGGCGAGTGTGAGTGGTCTCGAGTCCGGGGGTGGCAGTGGTAGCCCGGGACTCTAGGCAGCTTGTTTAATACGGTGGCTTAATGGGAAGTAAAAAGAGTGGCGAGAGGCGCTATTTGTTTACAATTTACAGGACTTGGAATCGAAGGATCTAGATAAGGTGCGCATCGACCGTTGGCTTTGGGCCGTCCGTGTGTTCAAAACCCGCGGGGAGGCGGCCGAGGCTTGCAAGGGGGGCAAAGTCGAAATTGGCGGCGAAAACGTGAAGCCATCGCGCTCGGTGCAGGTTGGTGAGACGATAGAGGTCAACAAGGACGGTGTGCTGCGTGAGTTCAAAGTGACTGGACTTTTGCTGAAGCGAGTAGGGGCCAAGGTGGCGGTGAATTTTGTGGAGGACCTGACTCCACCTGAGCGTTTGGAGATTCGGAGGGAAACCTTGGCCCAAGCGATCTTGAAACGAGAATCGGGGGCGGGAAGGCCAACAAAGCGTGAGCGTCGAGACATAGATCGCCTTTTTGGGGATTGATCGTCTCGAGTCGCAGACGGAATTCCGCGACACTTTGACATTGGTTTTCCGGATTTGGCGGCTAGGTTTTCATTTATGGATGAAGAGCCAAGGGAGCCTAGTAAGGTTCGTACGATTTATTTGCCGGTAACGATCGCTACTCTTTTCTGTGGAGGCTTGTGGCTTTTCATTCCAGAAATCGGGGCTTTGGCGGTCGGGTCGGCATGGGTCGGAACCGTCCTTTTCATGAGCATCTGGGGATCTTTCTATTCGTGAGCGACGCTGATCTCGATTTGCTCTTCGACGAGACATTGAAGGCGCGTCGCCGCGTCTACGAGGCCGCTTCTGCAACTCCTTTGGAAAAGCTCGAGCTCGGCACGGACGAGGAAGTCTATGTCAAACGCGAGGACACTTCTCCCATCCATGCTTATAAGTGGCGTGGCGCTTACAACCGGATGAGGCAGTTGAGCCCTGAGGAATTGGAGCTTGGCGTCGTTTGCGCTTCTGCGGGTAATCATGCGCAAGGAGTGGCCTTAGCTGCCAAGAAACTTGGCACGACTGCCACCATATACATGCCTTGCTCCACGCCGATCATGAAGCAGAAGGCGGTCAAGTCTATCGGAGCGGAGGCGGTTAACGTGATTTTGGAGGGCGACGCTTACGATGACGCCTCAGCAGCGGCCAGGGCTTTTGCGAACTCGACCGGTCAGGTTTTTATCCACCCGTACGACGACTTGCAGGTGATTGCCGGTCAAGGTACGATGGCGGATGAGATCGTGATGGCAGGCGTAGGCGGGTTTGACATCGTTTACTTGCAGATCGGAGGAGGCGGTATGGCTGCAGGAGTGGCGTGTTGGTTGAAGCGGTATTATCCCGAAATCGAAGTGGTCGGAGTTGAGGGTGTAGACCAAGCGTCTATGGCCGCTGCGGTTGCCCAGGGGCAACCGGTGACTCTCGATTATCTCGACGTCTTTTGTGATGGCACAGCGGTTAAGAAAGCAGGTGCGATCACGAGTAAGTTTTGCGCCAAGCTGATCGATCGATTTGTAACTGTGACCAATCCAGAGGTTTGTGCCGCGGTACAAACGCTCTGGGAGTCTTTGCGCGCGATACCGGAACCCGCGGGGGCGATGGGATTGGCCGCTTGGATGAAAGAGCGTGAGAGTTGCAGGGGCAAGCGGGTGCTTACGATCATGTGTGGTGGCAATATGGATTTCGGGCAACTATCCTGGATCGTGCGCCATGCTGGAATTGGCTCGGCTCGCCGGAAGTTCTATCGGTTCAGTATCCCGGAGAAGCCGGGCAGCCTGTTGGCCTTGCTACAGCATTTTCCTGAAAAGGTGGGTATCGTCGAATTCCAGCATGGAGTCATCAAAGGAGATGGGGCTCGTCCCGTGATCGGGATTGACGCTATGCCGCAGCAATTGGAGGTGTTCGAGCGGACTTTGACCGATCTGGGGATTCGTTTCGAGGATGCGACTGGTCAGGAGGATGTGGAGTTTCGCATCATCCACTACGACGCCTCGCTACTCGTTCGGCCGATTTTTATCCGAATCGAATTCCCGGAACGCCCTGGAGCCTTGAAGG
This genomic interval from Pelagicoccus albus contains the following:
- a CDS encoding RNA-binding S4 domain-containing protein encodes the protein MESKDLDKVRIDRWLWAVRVFKTRGEAAEACKGGKVEIGGENVKPSRSVQVGETIEVNKDGVLREFKVTGLLLKRVGAKVAVNFVEDLTPPERLEIRRETLAQAILKRESGAGRPTKRERRDIDRLFGD
- a CDS encoding pyridoxal-phosphate dependent enzyme, encoding MSDADLDLLFDETLKARRRVYEAASATPLEKLELGTDEEVYVKREDTSPIHAYKWRGAYNRMRQLSPEELELGVVCASAGNHAQGVALAAKKLGTTATIYMPCSTPIMKQKAVKSIGAEAVNVILEGDAYDDASAAARAFANSTGQVFIHPYDDLQVIAGQGTMADEIVMAGVGGFDIVYLQIGGGGMAAGVACWLKRYYPEIEVVGVEGVDQASMAAAVAQGQPVTLDYLDVFCDGTAVKKAGAITSKFCAKLIDRFVTVTNPEVCAAVQTLWESLRAIPEPAGAMGLAAWMKERESCRGKRVLTIMCGGNMDFGQLSWIVRHAGIGSARRKFYRFSIPEKPGSLLALLQHFPEKVGIVEFQHGVIKGDGARPVIGIDAMPQQLEVFERTLTDLGIRFEDATGQEDVEFRIIHYDASLLVRPIFIRIEFPERPGALKDFLEMNCQEASIVYFNYNYTGERVGRALIGFDFGSDETRESFRNAVFANTTVLRYAKELSAEALARIV